The following are from one region of the Vitis riparia cultivar Riparia Gloire de Montpellier isolate 1030 chromosome 14, EGFV_Vit.rip_1.0, whole genome shotgun sequence genome:
- the LOC117929599 gene encoding calcium-transporting ATPase 12, plasma membrane-type-like: MAKFLADDRLASKPHLRWRFAFIAIYFTKALDSLSKRTVKKSIPVLGPGVLSSRSYLSIDVQDVHEDDSGHGRSGDERVLSFRNVGQRMLTEMVRDKDLERLRQFGGVKQLAALLGTNEKNGIDGHEADLIHRRNVFGSNEYTKPPKKGFLSFVVEASKDTTIIILLICAALSLGFGIKEEGPREGWYDGGSIIVAILLIVAVSSISNFRQSGQFHKFSSESSDIRVQVVRQGRRQPVSIFQLVVGDIVFLNIGDQVPADGLFMEGHSLKVDESSMTGESDHVEINEKENPFMFSGTKVSDGFGTMLVTSVGMNTAWGEMMSSIRRELDEQTPLQARLDKLASTIGKLGLAVALIVLVVLFIRYFTGNIEDDSGNREFNGSKTKIDDVMNSVVHLVSAAVTVLVIAIPEGLPMAVTLTLAYSMRRMMTDQALVRKLSACETMGSVTTICTDKTGTLTLNKMKVVEFWLESELIKDETYRGIAPTVLELLKQGVGLNTTGSVCKLPSTSVPEISGSPTESAILTWALVDLGMDIDEQKLSFEILHVEAFNSQKKRSGVLVNRIADSTIHIHWKGAAEMILAMCSHYYDKRGIVKVMDDKKRGQFGGLIRDMAAKSLRCIAFAYKQALQEKLEETGMILLGLAGLKDPCRPGVRRAVEVCRDAGVNVKMITGDNIFTAKAIAMECGILKPDEDFNNAVVEGVTFRNYSHRERMDKIDIIRVMARSSPFDKLLMVQSLKKKGHVVAVTGDGTNDAPALKEADIGLSMGIQGTEVAKESSDIVILDDNFTSVVTVMKWGRCVYNNLQKFIQFQLTINVAALGINFVAAVASGKVPLTAVQLLWVNLIQDTFGALALATEQPTNDLLMKPPVGRSKPLITNIMWRNLISQALYQISVLLILQYKGSSIFGVDEKINNTLIFNTFVLCQVFNEFNARNMDKKNKFFFKGILKNRLFVGIIGITIALQVVMVEFLKRFANTERLDWGQWGVCIGLAALSWPIDWLVKYLPVSAN, translated from the coding sequence ATGGCCAAGTTTTTAGCGGATGATCGCTTGGCTTCAAAGCCTCACCTCCGATGGCGGTTCGCTTTCATAGCCATCTACTTCACCAAGGCGCTTGATTCTTTGTCTAAGAGAACTGTGAAGAAGAGCATCCCAGTACTGGGCCCTGGAGTACTAAGCTCCCGGTCTTATCTTTCCATCGATGTTCAGGATGTCCATGAAGATGATTCTGGTCATGGTCGCTCGGGTGATGAGCGTGTGTTGTCCTTCCGCAATGTTGGTCAGAGAATGCTCACTGAGATGGTAAGAGACAAGGACTTGGAACGTTTGCGTCAATTTGGAGGAGTGAAGCAGCTTGCTGCACTTCTGGGGACCAACGAAAAGAACGGTATCGATGGCCACGAGGCTGATCTTATTCACCGAAGAAATGTCTTCGGATCCAATGAGTACACGAAGCCGCCTAAGAAAGGTTTCCTTAGTTTTGTTGTTGAAGCATCCAAGGATACCACCATTATTATACTTTTGATATGCGCAGCCCTTTCTCTAGGATTTGGAATCAAAGAGGAAGGCCCTAGAGAAGGATGGTATGATGGGGGGAGTATTATTGTGGCCATCCTTTTAATTGTTGCTGTGTCTTCTATCAGTAACTTCAGGCAATCCGGACAGTTTCACAAGTTTTCAAGTGAGAGCAGTGACATAAGAGTGCAAGTGGTGAGACAAGGACGGAGGCAACCTGTGTCCATCTTCCAACTTGTAGTGGGGGATATCGTGTTTTTGAATATTGGGGATCAGGTTCCTGCTGATGGGTTGTTTATGGAGGGTCATTCCTTGAAAGTGGATGAGTCAAGCATGACTGGTGAAAGTGACCATGTTGAGATCAATGAGAAAGAGAATCCATTCATGTTCTCTGGCACAAAGGTTTCGGACGGATTTGGTACAATGCTTGTCACTTCCGTAGGGATGAACACGGCATGGGGCGAGATGATGAGCTCTATTCGTCGTGAATTGGACGAGCAGACTCCATTGCAGGCTCGCCTTGACAAGCTGGCTTCAACTATAGGGAAGCTTGGTTTGGCTGTGGCTCTGATTGTTCTTGTGGTTCTCTTCATCCGGTACTTCACAGGAAACATTGAAGATGATAGTGGGAACAGGGAATTCAATGGTAGCAAGACAAAGATCGACGACGTGATGAATTCAGTTGTGCATCTTGTTTCTGCAGCAGTTACCGTCCTGGTGATTGCCATTCCAGAGGGTTTGCCTATGGCTGTTACACTAACTCTGGCCTATTCCATGAGACGGATGATGACTGACCAAGCCCTGGTCAGGAAACTCTCTGCATGTGAAACAATGGGCTCTGTCACAACTATTTGCACAGACAAAACTGGCACCCTTACCTTAAACAAGATGAAGGTGGTTGAGTTTTGGCTTGAGAGTGAACTAATAAAGGATGAAACTTACAGGGGAATAGCTCCAACTGTTCTTGAATTGTTGAAACAGGGAGTTGGTTTGAACACAACTGGCAGCGTTTGCAAACTTCCTTCCACATCAGTTCCAGAGATCTCTGGTAGCCCCACAGAGTCGGCAATCCTCACATGGGCACTGGTTGATTTGGGCATGGACATTGATGAACAGAAGCTAAGTTTTGAGATTCTCCATGTAGAGGCTTTCAATTCACAGAAGAAACGAAGTGGGGTTCTGGTGAACAGAATCGCTGATAGCACGATTCACATACATTGGAAGGGAGCTGCAGAGATGATACTAGCCATGTGTTCACACTATTATGACAAAAGAGGGATAGTAAAAGTAATGGATGACAAGAAAAGGGGGCAGTTTGGAGGGCTTATTAGAGACATGGCAGCTAAAAGCCTGCGTTGCATTGCCTTTGCCTATAAACAGGCTCTACAAGAAAAGCTTGAAGAAACTGGCATGATCTTGTTGGGGCTAGCAGGCTTGAAGGACCCGTGTCGACCAGGAGTCAGAAGAGCAGTAGAAGTTTGTAGGGATGCTGGAGTGAACGTTAAAATGATCACTGGAGACAACATTTTCACTGCAAAAGCAATAGCTATGGAATGTGGGATTCTCAAACCTGATGAGGATTTCAACAATGCAGTTGTGGAAGGTGTAACATTCAGAAATTACTCTCACAGAGAGAGGATGGATAAGATTGATATCATCCGAGTAATGGCCAGATCAtccccatttgacaagcttttGATGGTGCAGAGCTTGAAGAAGAAAGGCCATGTGGTAGCAGTCACAGGTGATGGCACCAATGATGCCCCTGCTCTAAAAGAAGCAGACATTGGGCTCTCCATGGGAATTCAAGGCACAGAAGTTGCAAAAGAGAGCTCAGACATTGTCATCCTGGATGACAACTTCACTTCTGTGGTGACAGTTATGAAATGGGGAAGATGTGTATATAATAACCTTCAAAAGTTCATCCAGTTTCAACTCACAATCAATGTTGCTGCCCTGGGCATCAATTTTGTTGCTGCAGTTGCTTCTGGGAAAGTTCCTCTTACTGCTGTCCAGCTGTTGTGGGTGAACCTGATACAGGATACCTTTGGAGCTTTAGCCTTGGCCACTGAGCAACCCACTAATGATCTATTGATGAAGCCACCTGTTGGTCGATCCAAGCCACTCATAACTAATATCATGTGGAGGAATCTCATTTCTCAGGCCCTTTACCAGATTTCTGTCTTGCTGATCCTACAGTATAAGGGAAGTTCAATCTTTGGTGTGGATGAGAAGATTAACAACACCCTGATTTTCAATACTTTTGTCCTCTGCCAAGTCTTCAACGAGTTCAATGCAAGGAACATGGACAAAAAGAACAAGTTCTTCTTCAAGGGGATACTTAAGAACAGACTGTTTGTAGGGATCATTGGGATTACTATAGCTCTTCAAGTGGTGATGGTTGAGTTTCTGAAGAGGTTTGCCAATACTGAGAGGCTGGATTGGGGCCAATGGGGTGTGTGCATCGGCCTTGCAGCTTTATCTTGGCCAATTGACTGGCTTGTGAAATACCTTCCAGTTTCTGCaaattag